From one Trifolium pratense cultivar HEN17-A07 linkage group LG1, ARS_RC_1.1, whole genome shotgun sequence genomic stretch:
- the LOC123904788 gene encoding monothiol glutaredoxin-S10-like, whose translation MMALSSVANTFTLPRFTFNNNSSSSSSISKIFTFSTPSPIINASSSISRSFTFPRAMSSSPSPSSSSPSFGSRLEETVKNTLSQNPVVVYSKSWCSYCSEVKSLFNKLGVQPLVIELDELGPQGPQLQKLLERITGQYTVPNVFIGGNHIGGCTDTLKLYRKGELETLLSEAVAKIKGS comes from the exons ATGATGGCATTATCATCAGTGGCGAACACTTTCACTCTTCCTCGCTTTACCTTCAACAATaactcatcttcttcttcctccatcTCAAAAATCTTCACTTTCTCCACTCCTTCACCCATCATCAATGCATCTTCCTCAATATCACGCTCATTCACTTTCCCTCGAGCCATGTCTTCTTCTCCTTCTCCCTCTTCTTCTTCCCCCTCCTTTGGCTCTCGTCTCGAAGAAACCGTCAAAAACACCCTTTCTCAAAATCCTGTTGTCGTTTATTCCAAATCCTGGTGCTCCTATTGTTCCGAGGTTAAATCATTGTTCAACAAACTTGGTGTTCAACCTTTGGTCATCGAATTGGACGAATTGG gtccACAAGGTCCACAGTTGCAGAAATTATTGGAAAGAATCACTGGCCAATACACTGTCCCAAATGTCTTTATAG GTGGCAATCACATCGGTGGCTGTACAG ATACACTTAAGCTGTACAGGAAAGGAGAACTTGAAACTCTGCTATCAGAAGCTGTTGCTAAAATTAAGGGAAGCTAA